A genomic stretch from Desulfotignum balticum DSM 7044 includes:
- a CDS encoding acetoacetate--CoA ligase: MPEKLWEPSEQRIQSTNMYGFMTRVNEKFNQHFTDYPGLWEWSVTNLEDFWATAWDFLDIKVSAPYHTVIQDKDKMPGAKFFAGSKLNFAENLLRFRDDRTALVFRGEDTVRRTLTYNQLYDEVAQTAAALKAMGVKAGDRVVGFVPNMPESIIAMLAATSLGAVWSSCSPDFGIKGVLDRFGQTRPKVLFTADGYFFKGKPLSSIERIAGIVAELPSIEKIVVVPYISDTPDISALPNAVHYADFKDASTTDIEFVQMNFDDPLYIMYSSGTTGLPKCMVQGIGGVLVHQKKELVLHTDLKKEDTIFYFTTCGWMMWNWLTASLSVGATLVLYDGNPFHPGPDALWQMAQDEKITVFGTSAGYIEALKNAGVKPGSQFDLAPLKSVLSTGSPLSDENFKFVYEHVKSDLQLASISGGSDLNGCFALGNPIGPVYTGELQCRGLGMAVYAYDDNGQPVVDQQAELVCTAPFPSMPIYFWGDEDGSKYHSAYFDQFPGIWTHGDFIKVTPRGGVIMFGRSDATLNPGGVRIGTAEIYRRLDAMPELEDSVVVGQSWNNDVRVILFVKLAQGYDLTPELEAKIRADIRANASPRHVPAKIIACPDVPYTLNMKKVELAVKKVIEGKEVKNKDALKNPEALDFFEDLTELKS, encoded by the coding sequence ATGCCTGAAAAACTGTGGGAACCTTCTGAACAAAGGATCCAGTCCACCAACATGTACGGGTTCATGACCCGGGTGAATGAAAAATTCAATCAGCACTTCACAGACTACCCCGGGCTGTGGGAATGGTCAGTAACCAATCTGGAGGATTTCTGGGCCACGGCCTGGGATTTTCTGGACATCAAGGTATCTGCGCCCTATCACACAGTGATCCAGGACAAAGACAAAATGCCGGGGGCGAAATTTTTTGCGGGCAGCAAACTCAATTTTGCCGAAAACCTGCTCCGGTTCAGAGATGACCGCACGGCCCTGGTGTTCAGAGGAGAGGATACCGTCCGCCGGACATTGACCTACAACCAGCTGTATGACGAAGTGGCCCAGACGGCGGCGGCCCTCAAGGCCATGGGTGTGAAGGCCGGAGACCGGGTGGTGGGATTCGTGCCCAACATGCCGGAAAGTATTATTGCCATGCTGGCGGCCACCAGCCTTGGGGCGGTGTGGTCTTCCTGCTCGCCGGATTTCGGCATCAAAGGGGTGCTGGACCGGTTCGGCCAGACCCGGCCCAAAGTGCTGTTCACGGCGGACGGGTATTTCTTCAAAGGCAAACCCTTATCCTCCATCGAGCGCATCGCCGGCATTGTGGCGGAACTGCCTTCCATTGAAAAAATCGTGGTGGTGCCTTATATCAGCGATACCCCGGACATTAGTGCATTGCCCAATGCCGTGCACTATGCGGATTTTAAGGACGCTTCCACCACAGACATCGAGTTTGTGCAGATGAACTTTGACGATCCCTTGTACATCATGTATTCGTCGGGCACCACAGGGTTGCCCAAGTGCATGGTTCAGGGCATCGGCGGGGTCCTGGTCCATCAGAAAAAAGAACTGGTGCTTCACACGGACCTGAAAAAAGAGGACACCATTTTTTATTTCACCACCTGCGGGTGGATGATGTGGAACTGGCTGACTGCCAGCCTGTCCGTGGGTGCCACCCTGGTGCTGTATGACGGCAACCCGTTCCACCCCGGACCCGATGCCCTGTGGCAAATGGCCCAGGATGAAAAGATCACGGTGTTCGGCACCAGTGCCGGATATATCGAAGCATTGAAAAACGCCGGCGTCAAGCCGGGAAGCCAGTTTGACCTGGCCCCGCTCAAATCCGTGCTGTCCACGGGCTCGCCTTTGTCGGATGAAAACTTTAAATTTGTGTATGAGCATGTGAAATCCGATTTGCAGCTGGCCTCCATTTCCGGGGGATCGGATCTGAACGGGTGCTTTGCCTTAGGCAATCCCATCGGACCGGTGTATACGGGGGAACTTCAATGCAGGGGCTTAGGCATGGCCGTATATGCCTATGATGACAACGGACAGCCCGTGGTGGACCAGCAGGCGGAACTGGTGTGCACGGCCCCGTTCCCGTCCATGCCCATCTATTTCTGGGGAGACGAGGACGGGTCCAAATACCATTCCGCCTATTTTGACCAGTTCCCGGGCATCTGGACCCACGGGGATTTCATCAAGGTCACCCCCAGAGGCGGGGTGATCATGTTCGGCCGGTCCGATGCCACGTTGAACCCGGGCGGGGTCCGCATCGGCACGGCAGAGATATACCGCCGCCTGGACGCCATGCCCGAGCTCGAAGATTCCGTGGTGGTGGGCCAGTCCTGGAACAATGATGTCCGGGTCATTTTGTTTGTGAAACTGGCACAGGGATATGACCTCACCCCAGAGCTGGAAGCAAAAATCCGGGCCGACATCCGGGCCAATGCCTCGCCCCGGCATGTGCCGGCCAAAATCATTGCCTGCCCGGACGTGCCCTATACCCTGAACATGAAAAAAGTGGAACTGGCCGTGAAAAAAGTGATCGAAGGCAAAGAAGTCAAAAACAAGGATGCCCTGAAAAATCCGGAAGCCCTGGATTTTTTTGAGGATCTGACTGAACTTAAATCCTGA
- a CDS encoding class I SAM-dependent methyltransferase, with protein sequence MESFVRDHYHAKNLLDKIDAGLTAAGKDPKQIDIRDLAPVDQLHTGGIRGTTALLEQLDIPAGFHVLDAGCGLGGTCRVMAKTCGCDVTGIDLSPDYIEAARVLTHRTGLAERIQFKAGSILALPDVIGPFDLILCQHILMNISDKQAAIQQFVRHLKPKGKIILHEIVAGSHPELALPVPWAASADISFLEPWETLLAGFTDNGFTLETFTDATAIGTRYWQKAKEFALKNADVPRALGPHLVFGDMAARFPFTMSQNFETSAVKLVEAVLTRH encoded by the coding sequence ATGGAATCTTTTGTCCGTGACCATTATCATGCCAAAAACCTGCTCGACAAAATCGATGCCGGGCTCACCGCCGCCGGAAAAGACCCGAAACAGATTGATATCCGGGATCTGGCACCCGTGGATCAGCTGCACACGGGCGGGATCCGGGGCACCACCGCCCTGCTGGAACAACTGGATATTCCGGCTGGTTTTCATGTGCTGGACGCCGGATGCGGCCTGGGCGGCACCTGCCGGGTCATGGCAAAAACCTGCGGGTGTGATGTGACGGGCATCGATTTGTCACCGGACTATATTGAAGCGGCCCGGGTTCTGACCCACCGTACCGGGCTTGCGGAGCGGATACAGTTTAAGGCCGGCTCCATTCTGGCCCTGCCGGACGTCATCGGCCCTTTTGATCTGATCCTGTGCCAGCATATCCTGATGAACATTTCAGACAAACAGGCAGCCATTCAGCAGTTTGTCCGGCACCTCAAGCCGAAAGGAAAAATCATCCTGCATGAAATCGTGGCCGGGAGCCATCCGGAGCTGGCATTGCCCGTGCCCTGGGCCGCCTCGGCCGACATCTCGTTTCTGGAACCCTGGGAAACACTATTGGCCGGCTTCACAGACAACGGGTTCACACTGGAAACATTCACCGACGCCACGGCCATTGGGACCCGGTACTGGCAGAAAGCAAAGGAATTTGCCCTGAAAAATGCGGACGTTCCCCGGGCCTTAGGACCGCATCTGGTGTTCGGCGATATGGCGGCCCGGTTTCCGTTTACCATGTCCCAGAATTTTGAAACCAGTGCCGTCAAACTGGTTGAAGCCGTCCTGACACGGCATTGA
- a CDS encoding helix-turn-helix domain-containing protein has translation MEKEDKTPHINVDYFEDLTGNIEDGDDKSVDEVGKRIQQLREERGISLQDLSDLTGFEVSRLEDIEAGREKPQLGMVMKLSKALDAAVGRLVSGLGTKLYSITRKNDRKPVARSASKTSKKSVYAYMSLAPEVQGRHMEALIVQLEKAEEKEISVHNGEEFIYVLDGVANLTIAKESYDLEPGDSAYYLSTTPHYLTARTEKATILAVLYE, from the coding sequence ATGGAAAAGGAAGACAAAACTCCCCATATCAACGTGGACTATTTTGAAGACCTCACCGGAAATATTGAAGATGGGGATGACAAGTCCGTGGATGAGGTGGGAAAACGGATCCAGCAGCTAAGAGAGGAGCGGGGCATCTCACTCCAGGACCTGTCCGATCTTACCGGGTTTGAAGTGTCGCGCCTGGAAGATATTGAAGCCGGCAGGGAAAAACCCCAGCTGGGCATGGTCATGAAACTGTCCAAAGCCCTGGATGCGGCCGTGGGCCGGCTGGTTTCGGGCCTGGGCACCAAACTGTACTCCATTACAAGGAAAAACGACCGCAAACCCGTGGCCAGATCCGCTTCCAAAACCAGCAAAAAAAGCGTGTATGCTTACATGAGTCTGGCCCCGGAAGTCCAGGGCCGGCACATGGAGGCACTGATCGTGCAGCTGGAAAAAGCTGAGGAAAAGGAAATTTCCGTTCACAACGGGGAGGAATTCATCTATGTGCTGGACGGGGTGGCCAATCTGACCATTGCCAAGGAATCCTATGATCTGGAACCCGGGGATTCCGCCTATTATCTGTCCACCACCCCGCACTACCTGACCGCAAGAACCGAAAAGGCCACCATTCTGGCGGTCCTTTATGAATAA
- a CDS encoding rubrerythrin family protein, producing the protein MTTQENLAAAFAGESQANRKYLAFAKKADKDGLPQLAKLFRATAEAETIHAHAHLKAMDGIKSSEENLKTAIEGEAHEFKEMYPAFLEQARKDKNQKAEFAFAYALAVEEIHHGLYEKALAAVAAGKDLPDADIYVCPVCGNTVEGQVPDSCPVCSVPGKNFTKIE; encoded by the coding sequence ATGACCACCCAGGAAAATCTGGCGGCCGCGTTTGCCGGCGAGAGCCAGGCCAATCGAAAATATCTGGCCTTTGCCAAAAAAGCGGACAAAGACGGCCTGCCCCAGCTGGCCAAACTGTTCCGGGCCACGGCAGAAGCGGAAACCATCCATGCCCATGCCCATTTGAAAGCCATGGACGGCATCAAAAGTTCTGAAGAAAATCTGAAGACCGCCATTGAAGGGGAAGCCCACGAATTCAAGGAGATGTATCCAGCGTTTCTGGAACAGGCCAGAAAAGACAAGAACCAGAAAGCGGAATTTGCCTTTGCCTATGCATTGGCCGTGGAAGAGATCCACCACGGGCTGTATGAAAAAGCCCTGGCAGCCGTGGCAGCGGGCAAGGACCTGCCGGATGCGGATATTTATGTGTGCCCGGTCTGCGGCAATACCGTGGAAGGACAGGTGCCGGACAGTTGTCCGGTGTGCAGTGTTCCCGGCAAGAATTTCACGAAAATCGAATAA
- a CDS encoding pyruvate carboxyltransferase translates to MTEYDYWKIFPRMPRKVTIGDITVRDGFQHLEKFISTPAKITYLEELIFAGCRNIEVTNLGNPRNMPQFSDAEELLAHLRSDSFVSRAAKKGIDMKDVTLTAITIREPSVDRAIELKKRGVGPDRVLMMVSTEEQHHFANSGTTLPNYWKEAERCIQKCSDAGIKMCGTVSTIWGSPIGGATALKDAVKFTRHWLDIGASDIEHADHDGSASAPDVYRYFSMILDEIPDTALHIAHFHETKRVASASTLAALQAGICHFECTLGGLGGQPANFLDDRPIKGTGDYYYDDPRYVGLVCLEDTLVQIDEMGIEHGYDVDRILWLGRQMERTVGHRLRSEAIINGRTLTQGHMEYARPGLAKLKEKLGEAPDQKFPE, encoded by the coding sequence ATGACAGAATATGATTACTGGAAAATTTTCCCGAGAATGCCCAGAAAAGTTACCATCGGCGACATCACGGTCAGAGACGGATTTCAGCATTTGGAAAAATTCATCTCCACCCCGGCCAAGATCACCTATCTGGAGGAACTGATTTTTGCCGGATGCCGCAACATCGAAGTCACCAATTTAGGCAATCCCAGAAACATGCCCCAGTTTTCCGATGCCGAAGAACTGCTGGCACACCTGCGGTCGGACAGTTTTGTGTCCCGGGCCGCCAAAAAAGGCATTGACATGAAAGATGTCACCCTGACGGCCATCACCATCAGAGAACCTTCCGTGGACCGGGCCATTGAACTCAAAAAACGCGGTGTGGGCCCGGACCGGGTGCTGATGATGGTGTCCACGGAAGAACAGCATCATTTCGCCAATTCCGGCACCACCCTGCCCAACTACTGGAAAGAGGCGGAACGGTGCATCCAGAAATGCAGTGATGCAGGTATCAAAATGTGCGGCACCGTGTCCACCATCTGGGGATCTCCCATCGGCGGGGCCACGGCACTCAAAGACGCGGTCAAGTTCACCCGACACTGGCTGGATATCGGGGCATCGGACATCGAGCATGCCGACCATGACGGGTCTGCCTCGGCTCCTGATGTGTACCGGTACTTTTCCATGATTTTAGACGAAATCCCGGACACCGCTTTGCACATCGCCCATTTCCATGAAACCAAACGGGTGGCCTCGGCTTCCACCCTGGCAGCGCTCCAGGCCGGCATCTGCCATTTTGAGTGTACCCTGGGAGGCCTAGGAGGGCAGCCGGCCAATTTTTTAGATGACCGGCCCATCAAGGGAACGGGCGACTATTATTATGACGATCCCCGGTACGTGGGCCTGGTATGCCTGGAAGATACCCTTGTACAAATCGATGAAATGGGTATAGAACACGGGTATGATGTGGACCGGATCCTGTGGCTGGGCAGACAGATGGAAAGAACCGTGGGCCACCGCCTGCGCAGCGAAGCCATCATCAACGGCCGGACCCTTACCCAAGGCCACATGGAATATGCCCGGCCCGGTCTGGCGAAACTCAAGGAAAAACTGGGAGAGGCCCCGGATCAGAAGTTTCCGGAATAA
- a CDS encoding acyl-CoA carboxylase subunit beta, producing MTDNQNFWEDREKELETMREKAAWPGGQKAVDNLAKRGKRPVRELITDLIDPDTPFFELSMLAGFGMGYPGVEDVPCAGIVTGIGKIHGNWTMIMANDSRVKAGTYFPITLKKHMRAQAIAENCGLNCVYIADSGGVFLPMQADVFPDDQHFGSIFYNMARMSAKGLRQVTLSTGGNTAGGAYIVFMACESIMIDKQSFSFLGGPPLVKMATGEEISAEDLGGARVHTQVSGGADHMCTDQGQAIARVRELLSLTRPQTIHLHRYAAKKPKTGSSAVYDVLPASPHHGIKGHAFLQAIADDSEFIEVKKNFAPGRGTNILTGKIRIKGLPAGVICSNGAGIIFHEAAKKVAEWVVRCSYEKIPLLFIQSAPGYMVGSESEHAGIGKYGADMVRAVSCAQVPRIQLVIGPDNGAANYGMCGRAYRPNFLFSTMRARTGVMSGKSAGGVLLSIEQAKRKATGNPMTPDEIAAFQQKMIDKYEGEAHPFFCASRLFNDRVLKFHEIRDWLAMALEVSLVRPIPDPSFGNFRF from the coding sequence ATGACCGATAACCAAAACTTCTGGGAAGACCGGGAAAAAGAACTGGAAACCATGCGGGAAAAAGCGGCCTGGCCCGGCGGTCAAAAGGCCGTGGACAATCTGGCCAAACGCGGCAAACGCCCGGTGCGGGAACTGATCACGGATCTCATTGACCCTGACACCCCGTTTTTTGAACTGTCCATGCTGGCCGGGTTCGGCATGGGATATCCCGGCGTGGAAGACGTCCCCTGCGCCGGCATTGTCACGGGTATCGGAAAAATTCACGGCAACTGGACCATGATCATGGCCAATGACTCCCGGGTCAAGGCAGGCACCTACTTTCCCATTACCCTGAAAAAACATATGCGGGCCCAGGCCATTGCGGAAAACTGCGGACTCAACTGCGTGTATATCGCGGATTCCGGCGGGGTATTCCTGCCCATGCAGGCGGATGTATTTCCCGATGACCAGCATTTCGGCTCCATTTTCTACAACATGGCCCGAATGTCTGCCAAAGGGTTGCGCCAGGTGACTTTAAGCACGGGCGGCAACACGGCCGGAGGCGCCTATATCGTGTTCATGGCCTGTGAATCCATCATGATCGACAAACAGTCTTTTTCTTTTTTAGGCGGTCCGCCTCTGGTGAAAATGGCCACGGGCGAAGAGATTTCCGCTGAAGACCTGGGCGGGGCCAGGGTGCACACCCAGGTTTCGGGCGGGGCCGATCACATGTGCACGGATCAGGGCCAGGCCATTGCCAGGGTCCGGGAGCTCTTATCTTTGACCCGTCCCCAGACCATCCATCTGCACCGGTATGCGGCCAAAAAACCCAAAACCGGTTCATCCGCTGTGTACGATGTGCTTCCCGCCTCCCCCCACCACGGGATCAAGGGGCATGCATTTCTTCAGGCCATTGCCGATGATTCCGAATTCATCGAGGTCAAGAAAAATTTCGCCCCGGGCCGGGGCACCAACATCCTCACCGGCAAAATCCGCATTAAAGGATTGCCCGCCGGCGTGATCTGCTCCAACGGGGCGGGCATCATCTTTCACGAGGCCGCCAAAAAAGTGGCGGAATGGGTGGTGAGGTGTTCCTATGAAAAAATCCCGCTCTTGTTCATCCAGAGCGCGCCGGGCTATATGGTGGGATCGGAATCCGAACATGCGGGCATCGGCAAATACGGGGCCGACATGGTGCGGGCCGTGTCCTGCGCCCAGGTCCCCCGGATCCAGCTGGTGATCGGTCCGGACAACGGGGCCGCCAACTACGGCATGTGCGGCCGGGCCTACCGCCCCAATTTTTTGTTTTCCACCATGCGGGCAAGAACCGGGGTCATGAGCGGCAAAAGCGCGGGCGGGGTGTTGTTGAGCATTGAGCAGGCCAAGCGCAAAGCCACAGGCAATCCCATGACACCCGACGAGATCGCTGCATTTCAGCAGAAAATGATCGACAAATACGAAGGCGAGGCCCACCCGTTTTTCTGTGCATCCCGCCTGTTCAACGACCGGGTCCTTAAATTCCATGAGATCCGGGACTGGCTGGCCATGGCCCTGGAAGTCAGCCTGGTCAGACCGATCCCGGATCCGTCGTTTGGAAACTTCCGGTTTTAA
- a CDS encoding Na/Pi cotransporter family protein, with protein sequence MQFLGILIHTLGGLGMFILGMKMMTEGLQATAGQKIRRILEAMSANRFMGCATGAGVAALIQSSSATTVMLIGFATAGIMTLQQAVGVVIGANIGTTITGQMIAFKLTEAALPAIAIGVGLKYFSKKRKFRYIGDIVLGFGLLFFGMMVMKDGLSPIKSDPQFVAFFTLFNTESVMGLLLCVLMGAVLTVAVQSSSATVGLTMTLAGSGLLDYSTALGLVLGENIGTTITAQLATLGSNNVEAHRTANAHTIFNTVGVGIILLTFPWFVDIVELLTLKMGAGAVTHTVNGEFVNVARYIANGHTFFNVLNALIFLIFLPRLVQLTIWVSPKPRKSRERYGLPEFDSGFIDSPIGALARVKGEIIRITEFTHTNLKKLARCLQTRDDDVLGEREPVEEFLDDSQKVIISYLTTIYQGEVNEPEAKEISEMMRITNNIERLGDSMENVSKILERIYDNGIEFSDQAKKDLTDISDKVIEFLGMIVDEMREKSDGFYQRALACEDMVDQMREQMRYHHIDRLRCAECSVDAGVLFIALVSNYEKMGDYCFNIATGVDRII encoded by the coding sequence TTGCAGTTTTTAGGAATTCTGATCCACACCCTGGGCGGACTGGGCATGTTCATTCTGGGCATGAAAATGATGACCGAAGGGCTCCAGGCAACGGCCGGCCAGAAGATCCGGCGGATTCTGGAAGCCATGTCCGCCAACCGGTTCATGGGGTGTGCCACGGGCGCAGGCGTGGCCGCACTCATTCAATCCTCTTCTGCCACCACCGTGATGCTCATCGGATTCGCCACGGCCGGCATCATGACCTTGCAGCAGGCCGTGGGAGTGGTCATCGGCGCCAATATCGGCACCACCATCACGGGCCAGATGATCGCGTTCAAACTGACGGAGGCCGCTCTTCCGGCCATTGCCATCGGCGTGGGCCTGAAATATTTTTCCAAAAAACGAAAATTCCGGTATATCGGGGATATTGTCTTAGGGTTCGGGCTGTTGTTTTTCGGCATGATGGTGATGAAAGACGGGTTGTCCCCCATTAAATCCGATCCCCAGTTTGTGGCGTTTTTTACCCTGTTCAACACGGAATCCGTCATGGGGCTGCTGTTGTGCGTTCTTATGGGCGCCGTGCTCACGGTGGCCGTGCAGTCGTCTTCCGCCACCGTGGGGCTGACCATGACCCTGGCCGGGTCCGGGCTTCTGGACTATTCCACGGCCTTAGGGCTGGTTCTGGGAGAAAACATCGGCACCACCATCACGGCCCAGCTGGCCACCCTTGGATCCAACAATGTGGAAGCCCACCGCACGGCCAACGCCCATACCATCTTCAACACGGTGGGCGTGGGCATTATCCTGCTGACCTTTCCCTGGTTTGTCGACATTGTGGAACTGCTCACGCTCAAAATGGGGGCCGGGGCCGTCACCCACACCGTGAACGGGGAATTTGTGAATGTGGCCCGGTATATCGCCAATGGACACACGTTTTTCAATGTCCTGAATGCCTTGATTTTCCTGATCTTTTTACCCCGGCTGGTGCAGCTCACCATCTGGGTCTCCCCCAAACCCCGAAAATCCAGAGAACGGTACGGGCTGCCGGAATTTGATTCCGGGTTCATCGATTCGCCCATCGGGGCCCTGGCCCGGGTCAAGGGGGAAATCATCCGGATTACGGAATTTACCCACACAAACTTGAAAAAACTGGCCCGTTGCCTGCAAACCCGGGACGACGATGTCTTAGGAGAAAGAGAACCTGTGGAAGAATTTCTGGATGACAGCCAGAAGGTGATCATTTCCTATCTGACCACCATTTATCAGGGGGAAGTAAACGAGCCGGAAGCCAAAGAAATTTCGGAAATGATGCGGATCACCAACAATATCGAACGACTCGGGGATTCCATGGAAAATGTGTCCAAAATCCTGGAACGCATCTATGACAACGGCATCGAGTTCAGTGACCAGGCCAAAAAAGACCTGACCGACATTTCCGACAAAGTCATTGAATTTTTAGGCATGATTGTGGATGAAATGCGGGAAAAATCAGACGGTTTCTATCAAAGAGCCCTGGCCTGCGAAGACATGGTCGACCAGATGAGAGAACAGATGCGCTACCACCACATCGACCGGCTGAGATGCGCAGAATGCTCCGTGGATGCCGGGGTCCTGTTCATCGCCCTGGTGTCCAACTATGAAAAAATGGGGGATTACTGCTTCAACATCGCCACGGGCGTAGACCGGATTATCTGA
- a CDS encoding bifunctional acetyl-CoA hydrolase/transferase family protein/GNAT family N-acetyltransferase gives MADSNHFSWDERLISPRNVLNHIKPGMTIFIGTGPAAPRTLIKTLLDVDSHNIRDLELVQLAVLGDTVLSVDRLNAPNHRLTTFFSGYVAWDTISSGQVDLIPAFYSEIPRVIKSGKLDIDVAIIQITPPDDNGYCSLGVAVDVAKEAIEQASLVVGEINTAMPFTYGDTFVSIDDFDLLVRSKREPVVYDLPEVTLTIDQVAANVASVIKDGDCLSFSFGPLFEALVPHLARKKDLGIHSLFFTDALAELVKSGAVTNARKSPFRGKSLVSYALGTRDLHSWLHRNPLVEFQGIDWVCSARFIANNPQFVALYEGRKVDLLGSVAFPLLGAVITGPGEAIDFFRGAEASTDGTTIIALPSRDEKGKPNILLSLQKYGNQLRMRESVHMIITEYGVANLKWRSLRERAQALIDIAHPDDRQALITQARDRKLIYANQIFLPESVHLYPAHIEETKTFKGDVSIRFRAMKPSDEEMMRRFFYRCSKEMIFYRFFYSVKTMDHDKMQAYVNLDYKKEFSIVGLHEEKGNQKIIAEARMVREERTFCGEVAFLIDERFQGIGVGSYLLSRLIEQAKDLGFKGIIAQVLADNQPMIKVFEKSGLPMESNLNSGIYYVKLNFKS, from the coding sequence ATGGCGGATTCAAATCATTTCAGCTGGGACGAGCGGCTGATTTCACCCAGAAATGTATTGAATCATATCAAACCCGGAATGACGATTTTCATCGGCACGGGACCGGCAGCCCCCAGGACCCTGATCAAAACCCTGCTGGATGTGGACAGCCACAATATCCGGGACCTGGAGCTGGTGCAGCTGGCCGTGCTCGGAGACACGGTTTTGTCCGTGGACCGGCTCAATGCCCCCAACCACCGGCTGACCACTTTTTTTTCCGGGTATGTGGCCTGGGACACGATTTCTTCCGGCCAGGTGGACCTGATTCCGGCGTTTTATTCCGAGATCCCCCGGGTCATCAAGTCCGGCAAGCTGGATATCGATGTGGCCATCATCCAGATCACCCCGCCGGACGACAACGGATACTGCAGCTTAGGCGTTGCCGTGGATGTGGCAAAAGAAGCCATCGAGCAGGCGTCTCTGGTGGTGGGGGAGATCAACACGGCCATGCCGTTCACATATGGGGATACGTTTGTATCCATTGATGATTTTGATCTGCTGGTGCGGTCCAAGCGGGAGCCTGTGGTGTATGACCTGCCGGAAGTGACCTTGACCATCGATCAGGTGGCCGCCAATGTGGCGTCCGTGATCAAGGACGGGGACTGCTTGAGTTTTTCATTCGGTCCGTTGTTCGAAGCCCTGGTGCCGCATCTGGCCCGGAAAAAAGACTTAGGCATCCATTCTCTTTTTTTTACCGATGCCCTGGCAGAACTGGTGAAATCCGGGGCCGTGACCAATGCCCGGAAATCGCCTTTCCGGGGGAAATCTTTGGTCTCCTATGCCCTGGGCACCAGGGATCTGCATTCCTGGCTGCACAGAAACCCGCTGGTGGAATTTCAGGGGATCGACTGGGTGTGCAGCGCCCGGTTCATTGCCAACAATCCCCAGTTCGTGGCATTGTATGAGGGACGGAAAGTGGACCTTTTAGGCAGTGTGGCGTTTCCACTTTTAGGGGCAGTGATCACCGGACCCGGGGAAGCCATCGATTTTTTCCGGGGCGCGGAAGCGTCCACGGACGGCACCACCATCATTGCGTTGCCCAGCCGGGATGAAAAAGGCAAGCCCAATATTCTGCTCAGTCTCCAGAAATACGGCAACCAGCTGCGCATGAGGGAATCCGTGCATATGATCATCACGGAATACGGGGTGGCCAACCTGAAATGGCGGAGTCTTCGGGAGCGGGCCCAGGCATTGATCGACATTGCCCATCCCGATGACCGCCAGGCGTTGATCACCCAGGCCAGAGACCGCAAACTCATCTATGCCAACCAGATTTTTCTGCCGGAATCCGTTCATTTGTACCCGGCCCATATTGAAGAGACCAAAACCTTTAAAGGGGACGTTTCCATCCGGTTCCGGGCCATGAAACCCTCGGATGAAGAGATGATGCGCCGGTTTTTCTACCGGTGTTCCAAAGAGATGATTTTCTACCGGTTTTTTTATTCCGTGAAAACCATGGACCATGACAAGATGCAGGCCTATGTGAACCTGGATTACAAAAAGGAATTTTCCATTGTGGGGCTGCATGAGGAAAAAGGGAATCAGAAGATCATTGCCGAAGCCAGAATGGTCCGAGAGGAGCGCACATTCTGCGGTGAGGTGGCGTTTCTCATTGATGAGCGGTTCCAGGGCATCGGGGTGGGATCTTATCTGCTGTCCCGGTTGATCGAGCAGGCAAAGGACTTGGGGTTCAAAGGCATCATTGCCCAGGTGCTGGCAGACAATCAGCCCATGATCAAGGTGTTTGAAAAATCAGGTCTTCCCATGGAATCGAATCTGAACTCCGGGATTTATTATGTGAAACTCAATTTCAAATCCTGA